The Novosphingobium aureum genome includes a region encoding these proteins:
- a CDS encoding LLM class flavin-dependent oxidoreductase, with product MIPLSVLDLVTVREGASIADSIAVSVATAQTAEAAGYARYWVAEHHGMAGIAGGATSVVLAHLGNATKSIRIGAGGIMLPNHTPYVIAEQFGTLAAMFPGRVDLGLGRAAGADGRLGNALRKDIIGASERFPQDVVELRARFAGQAVGGVESPQASGADVEMWILGSSLFGAQLAAMLGLPYAFASHFAPTHLDEAARIYRERFEPSEFCAKPHFMAGINVLAAESEEEAWYHASSTDQSFVALRTGNPGQLQPPIRDYRAGLPGAARAMLEQVRSVSALGTPEMVRSQLEAFAQRTGADELIVSTSTFDPAIQQRSLELTMAAFA from the coding sequence ATGATCCCCCTTTCGGTCCTCGACCTCGTCACCGTGCGCGAAGGCGCCAGCATCGCCGATTCGATCGCGGTCAGCGTCGCCACGGCACAGACCGCCGAAGCGGCGGGATATGCGCGCTACTGGGTGGCCGAGCATCACGGCATGGCGGGCATCGCCGGGGGCGCGACTTCGGTCGTGCTGGCGCACCTTGGCAATGCGACGAAGTCGATCCGGATCGGCGCGGGCGGGATCATGCTGCCCAACCATACTCCTTACGTGATCGCCGAGCAGTTCGGCACGCTCGCGGCGATGTTCCCGGGGCGCGTCGACCTCGGCCTTGGCCGCGCGGCGGGCGCCGACGGACGGCTCGGCAATGCGCTGCGCAAGGACATCATCGGGGCTTCCGAGCGTTTCCCGCAGGATGTCGTCGAATTGCGCGCGCGCTTCGCCGGGCAGGCGGTCGGCGGGGTCGAATCGCCCCAGGCTTCGGGCGCCGACGTCGAGATGTGGATTCTGGGGTCGAGCCTGTTCGGCGCGCAGCTGGCGGCCATGCTCGGCCTGCCTTACGCCTTCGCCTCGCACTTTGCGCCGACTCATCTCGACGAGGCCGCGCGCATCTACCGCGAGCGCTTTGAACCTTCCGAGTTCTGCGCGAAACCGCATTTCATGGCCGGTATCAACGTGCTCGCCGCCGAGAGCGAGGAAGAGGCATGGTATCATGCTTCTTCGACCGACCAGAGCTTCGTCGCACTGCGCACCGGCAACCCCGGCCAGCTGCAGCCGCCGATCCGCGACTATCGCGCGGGGCTTCCGGGTGCGGCGCGCGCGATGCTCGAGCAGGTGCGCTCGGTCAGCGCGCTGGGCACGCCGGAGATGGTGCGCAGCCAGCTCGAGGCCTTCGCCCAGCGGACCGGCGCGGACGAGCTGATCGTGAGCACCTCGACTTTCGACCCGGCCATCCAGCAGCGCTCGCTCGAGCTGACCATGGCGGCATTCGCCTGA
- a CDS encoding alpha/beta fold hydrolase, translated as MTEIRFHEMADGRRIAHRFTPGQGPTIVFLPGYMSDMAGSKATALFEMAQHAGRACLLIDYSGCGQSDGDFAEGTLSRWRDEVVAVIKAAGLDKVLLIGSSMGGWLMLMVERALPLEQVHSMIGIAAAPDFTDWGVPQMDKGLLADGETIYEDNPYGPEPTPTHPGFWADGQANLMLGGEIPFDGPVRLLHGQRDEDVPFDISMQLSAALRSDDVQVTLIKDGDHRLSRESDIAVLMRTVAELVLARDPAS; from the coding sequence ATGACCGAGATCCGCTTCCACGAAATGGCCGATGGCCGCCGCATCGCGCACCGCTTCACCCCCGGACAGGGCCCGACGATCGTCTTCCTGCCGGGCTACATGTCCGACATGGCGGGCAGCAAGGCCACCGCGCTGTTCGAGATGGCCCAGCACGCCGGGCGCGCCTGCCTGCTAATCGACTATTCGGGCTGTGGGCAGAGCGATGGCGACTTCGCCGAGGGAACGCTCAGCCGCTGGCGCGACGAGGTGGTCGCGGTGATCAAGGCCGCCGGGCTCGACAAGGTGCTCCTGATCGGGTCCTCGATGGGCGGCTGGCTCATGCTCATGGTCGAGCGCGCGCTGCCGCTCGAGCAGGTCCACTCGATGATCGGCATCGCCGCCGCGCCCGACTTCACCGACTGGGGCGTGCCGCAGATGGACAAGGGCCTGCTCGCCGATGGCGAGACGATCTACGAAGACAATCCCTATGGCCCCGAACCGACCCCGACGCACCCCGGCTTCTGGGCGGACGGGCAGGCCAACCTGATGCTCGGCGGCGAAATTCCCTTCGATGGCCCGGTACGCCTGCTGCATGGCCAGCGTGACGAGGACGTGCCTTTCGATATCTCGATGCAGCTTTCGGCAGCGTTGCGTTCAGACGACGTGCAGGTGACGCTGATCAAGGATGGCGACCATCGCCTCTCGCGTGAGAGCGACATCGCCGTGCTAATGCGCACCGTCGCCGAACTGGTGCTCGCGCGCGATCCGGCGAGCTGA